The DNA region GAAACGTTTTCCTTATGGGACGGAAAAACGATTCATGACAATGGGGTTTATTTCCTTACCGATGCCCAGCTGTCACGGTCGGAGAGCAGAGAACTCATCGACCGGCATCCTGAACTTTCGCTGCTCATGACAGGCAGCATCCACGGCTACGGCAAAGCGAAAGATTATTATGAAAGCGGCAGGGCGGAACTTGTCCTCTGGCCGAACCATATGACGGAAAGGGAAATGTGGGAACTTGCCGGGAAAAATCATTTCAGAAAAATTATTCCTTATCACAGCACAGACCGGAAACCGGAGTCTGATGTATTTTCTTTATAAGAGAAATGAATAAAAAGAAATACGCAGTCAGGAATATTCATGGTATAATGAAAAAAATAAAATCCTTCAAAAGAAAAGAGAGGCGGGATTTCTATGTTGAAGTATAAGAATATTCTTGTTCCTTATGATGGTTCTGCCCACGCGAAAAAGGCGATGGCGCAAGCTGCGGATCTGGCGGCTGCAGGCGAGGGTACGAAGCTTTACATCGTGTCCGTGTGCAATATGGTTTCCGCCATGAGCAATTTTGACCAGGTATCCATTGCGGAAGGCTGCCTTACTTCCAAGCTTTCAGAGGATCTGGAAGCGCACTGCCGCCGCGATTTGAAAGAAGCTGCCGCTATGGTTCCTGAAGGCGTGGCGCATGAAACGGTTTTTGAAATTGGTTCGCCCGGACCGGTCATTCTCAGTATTGCTGAAGATAAAGGGTGCGACCTCATCGTCATGGGAAGCAGGGGACTCGGTCCGCTGAAGGGCATTTTCATGGGATCGGTTTCCAGCTATATCGTAAGCCGGGGCAAGTATCCCGTGCTTATCGTAAAATAATTTAAGATTCGGCGGTGGTGGAAACGAAATTCTTTTCATCACTGCTTTTTTATTGACAGGCGGGAGTTAAGTTATGACTCACTTTAAATGGCTGAAAAAAGAAATACCCCGTTGGGTGAAGGAAGAAATTATTACCCGTGAAGCGGGAGATTCTCTTATTTCTTTATACAGGAATGAACAACGCCATTCTCATGGCGAAGGGCTTTTCGTGCTGGCTGCTGTATGTTTCCTCACCGGTCTGATTTTCATCTGCGCCGGCGTATGGAACGGTCTTTCTCAGGATGAGCAGTTTATGATGGCCCTTGTGCCTTTGGTGCTGTCCATTCTTATTATTGCGGCGATTTTGTGGCAGGATCGTCCTGTGATGGATCAAATTCCGGCAGAAAGCGTCCGCTTAGAAGAAGCTGAAAACACAGCAGAGCTGCTTTCCGGGGAAACAGGGGGAACGGTTTCTGCCGGAAGCGGAAGCGAAGAAAATACCGCGGCGGGAAATAAGGGAAAAGATCTGTCTTCTCTTCTTCCTTCCGTTTCTTACCGCCACCGCGTACCTGATGTTATTCGGGAGGCGGCCGGTGTTTTTCATGGCGTGGCGGTCTTGTGTGCCGTATGGATGGTAAATGAGTCTTTCAAGCTGTCGGGGGATTGGTTTGTTCTCGCGGCGGTGTCCTGCGTATTCCTTCTTCTGATGAGCTGGGCGTTTCCTACGGCAGGACTCGGTATGGTCTATATGGCGTCGTCTGTTCTTGTGTACCGTTTATCACCGTACCGGGGATGGCCGGAAGCGGCGGCATGGGTGTTTCTTGTTTTGGCGCTTCCCCTCCTGGTGCGGCTTCTGGGAGAACGGCGTCATAAAGCGGTCGTCTGTTACTCATGGTTTTGGGCGGTCTGCGTACTTCTCCTTATTTACTGGACCGCGTCCAACCTTTTATGGCAGACGATGTTTTTTGCCCTTGCGGCAGCGCTTACCTGGATAGCGGGCAGTATGCTTTCTTCCTGGGGCGCGGCGGCGGAAGCGCTTCGCCTCTTTGGCGGCGCGGCCGTGTTCGGTGTTCTGCTGGAGGGCTCCTGGAGTTCCGTGTGGAAAGGCATTTCGGGAAATTGGACCTTATGGATTTTGTTTTTTGTCATTCTTGCCATTGACGCTGTCCTGCTTACCCGGATGGGTATCAAAAGGGACCGGCTGGCTGCCCTCGGAGGTCTTACGCCTTTTATTATGCTTGTGGCGGCATCCCTTGCCGTTTTTGAAACAACCGGTGTGTCTTCTGCCATCTTTGTATCCATTTTTACCGCGTTTCTTGCCATGGCAGTTATCGGGAGGGGATACCGGAGCGATTCCAACCTGCTGAAATGGGTCGGCGGATGTCTTCTGGCTGCGGCAGGTGCTGTGCGTGTCCTTGATGCGGCGCTTTCCTTCGGACAAAGAGGAATATTCTTCCTCGTCATCGGCGCGGCTGCTGTTATTGTGTGCTGCCTGACTTTCCTTCCCCATGCCGTGAAGAAGATAAGGCGGAAACCGGGAAGGAAGACTGTACGACGGGATCGGCAGCCGGCAGCACCTGCGGATCAATCAGCGTTCTTGTCCGATCTGCCGGAAAGGAAAACGGAGGAAGGCGGGGAACGCCGTGAATAGAAAGTACAGTTTGCTTCTCGTCCTGATCACTGCTATTTTTGAACTTGCCTTTTTTGTATGGACAAGGGCGGATTACCGTTCCACCCTTCTTGACGGAGAAGAATATGAGGTGCCGGCGGCGATTGAATTTCAAGGGGATTTTTACGACAGAAATTACATAGCGGTGAACGTACCCATAACGGAAACGAAGTGGGAAGGAGAGCGGGAACCGGAAACGGGGGAAACGATTTACCTGGTGATCAGTAAGGGGCAGAAGGGAGCGCTTATTCTTGATCATGCCCAGCTTACCCAGCCCAGCGGAAGTTATATCAAAACGCGGGCACTCCGCATCATGGATGGCACCGTATATTTCAATTTTCCGGCGGACCGCATGTACATGGCGCCGGAGCAGCTGAAGAAACTGTCCGTCGTGGAACTTTCCGAACGGGTACAGGTGCCTGAAGACAATGGAAAAACAAAAACAGCCATGAAGAATGAAATTACGGCACTTGTCAGGGTGAAGGACGGACGTGCTGCTGTTTCCAGAGTCCTTGCCAATGGCGGGCCTGTGGAACAGATATTTACAACCGTCGGGAAAAATTTATCTGTGAAATACGCGACCAGCAAAGACGAAAAAGACCAGTATAATGAAAAAAGATTCTTTACCGCTGCTGATATGGATAAGAACGGTAAAGAATCGGATAATTAATCGGAATAAGGAGGCAGCGATGTACTTAATTCTTATGCGGCATGGGGAAGCTGTTCCCCAGACGGAAGATGTGCCGAACAGAGAAAGACGGCTGACAAAAGAAGGAAAGAAACAGGTGCGGACCACATCGCGCATGCTTGCCCGATTTTTGAAAGACCGGCCGCTCCGCATTTTCGCAAGCCCTTTTATGCGTACCCGCCAGACGGCGAGGATTTTATCGGAAGAATGTTTTGCCGAAGGGCTCCACCTGACGGAAGAACTTTTACAGGGCGATTTCAGGCGGATTGAGAATCATCTCATGACGGACGGAGGACCGCTGGCCTTAGTAGGACATCATCCTTTCCTCCAGTCCTACCTTCTTGAAGCGGCAGGTGCGGGCATTCAGCCTGATTTGGCGTCCATCTCCGTTGTTGACTATGATATGGCGTGGAAACAGGGAAAACTCATTGCCTATTTCACTCCGGCTTTGAAAAAATTGAAAAAGGAAGACTGATGAAGAAACTACTTACTGTTGCCGGTTCAGATTCCTCCGGCGGTGCAGGGATACAGGCGGATTTAAAAACCTTTGCTGCTCTTGGCGCCTATGGAATGAGCTGCATCTGCACACTCACCGCGCAAAATACGACCGGTGTTTCCATGGTGGTGAATACTCCCGTGGAGATGGTGACCGCCCAGCTGGAAGCGGTATACAGCGATATTCCTCCGGACGGAGTCAAAACGGGCATGCTCAGCACCCCGGCCATCGTTTCGGCAGTGGCGGAATTTCTCCGCGGACACAAAGGACCGGCAATTGTCGTTGATCCTGTCATGGTTGCCACCACGGGCGCTGTTCTTTTGGAAAAAGAAGCCATTGAAACGTATAAAGATATTTTGATTCCTGAAGCGGATCTCATCACGCCGAACATTCCCGAAGCGGAAGTATTATTGGGATTGGAAATAAAAACGGAAAAGGATATGGAAAACGCGGCGGAAAGAATAATGGAATACGGCTGTCGTGCGGTTCTTGTGAAAGGCGGGCACCGGGTTCATGATGCGGTAGATATCCTTTTTGACGGGAAACAATTTTATCGTTATGAAGGAAAGCGGATTAAGACAAAAAACACCCACGGTACGGGATGCACGCTTTCCGCAGCGCTCGCCGTCAAACTGGCGGAAGGGAAAACGCTGACGAAGGCTGCTGCGGAAGCGAAAGCATACCTCACCGGCGCTATCGAAGCGGCAAAAGACGAAACCATCGGACAGGGGAGCGGCCCAGTTCGTCATTTCTGGCTTTGTGGAATAAAGGGGAGATAATATGCACACTTTTTTTGCGTACCTTGCAAGAATGAAATATATACAGCGCTGGGGACTTATGCGGAATTCCTTTCCGGAAAATGACGCGGAGCATACCTTGCAGACCGTCATGATTGCCCACGGACTTGCAGTGATCCGTGAAAAAATTTTTCATGAACCCTGCGATGCGGAGCATTGCGCCATGTTGGCCGTTTATCATGATGCGGGAGAAGTCTTTACAGGCGACATGCCCACTCCCGTGAAATACTTTACAGAGGATCTGCATGACAAATATAAAGAAATAGAAGATAAAGCAAGAAGGCGCCTTTTGGAAACGCTTCCCGATGAATTGAAAGACACCTACCGCCCCTATATTCTGGACATGGAAAACGATCCTTTATGGCCGCTTGCAAAAGCGGCGGACACGTTGTCGGCATACCTGAAATGCGCCGAAGAAATACAGGCGGGGAACAGCGAATTTGAAGAAGCGTTCCGCACAACGGAAAATAAATTGAAAAATCTGCACCTGAAAGAAGTGGACTGGTTCCTGGAACACTTTGCCGGCAGTTTTGCCCTTACCTTAGATGAAATGAATCGAATGTAAAATAAAAAAGTAAAGTGTGTTTTGGAAGAGGCACTTTACTTTTTTTATTCAGCATATGTTCATCCTGTATTCTTGGAAATATTGAAGTCCTCAGTATAAATAACAGCAAGCAACAAGCGGCGTATTTCGCGAGCAAGATATGATTCCGCATAGGACAGGAGCTGAGAATATGACGCCGAACACTTTTGGCGGAAATAGAAGAAAGAAACTCTTTTTGTAAAGAACGGTGAGAAGTTTTTTGACTTGATATGCTGTACCTGAAAAAATGTGGATATTCTTTTTTGCTTCACAGATTCGGGGAAGCCTGCTTGTGAGATGTTTTATGGATGAATCGGTACGCGTTTTTTATATTTCATTCCTCATGTATAATGGAATGGAGTAAAAGTCAGGATCAGGAAAACAGCCGCAGTGGATAAGGCCGAGTATAGATAGGGCATGGAGGGAATCATGACAGAAGAAGAGTACCATCGAATCGCACGAAGAGAAAAAATATTTTACGCTGTCCTTATTATCGCGTGGTGTTTTGCTTTTGCTGTCTGGTTCACCATCGGATTTCCAAAAGCGAAGTGGGTGCTGATCGGCGGAGGGACGCTGATATACCTGTATCTGAAAAGCACTTTCACCGGGCTTCCCTGGTCGAGGCGGCTGGTCAGACCGGATCCCGTACCGGCGGAAGCGCAGGAAGAAATTGGGACAGAGGAAGAGTATCCTCTTATTTCGGAAACGGAAAGAAAAGGGTATACGATGCTGGCAGAACTTTGCCTGGCGGAAGAAACGCAGAAGAAGCTGGCATCTTTTTTTGAGACATTGAAAGACTATTCAGGTGCGGGAGAAGATGGGGAGTATGGCAGCACGCTGTTCTATGTGATGGAGTACATGGATGAGGAAGCCCATATTTTTTTTCTGATGGGGCTTGATTGGAAGCAGGAGGTGGAAACCCTGGAATGGCGGATTGAAAGCGCGCTTACAAAAAATTTCGGAGTGTCTGCCGACCTGCCGGATTTCAGAACGTATGGAAACAAGTCAATTTCCGCCCCTTCTGTTTTTGCCGACTATGACAATGCCCTGCGCAGGAAAGGATTTCAGCTGGGCTTTATAGATGTGGAATGTGATGAATACGTCATATTTGTCCATCGGACAGCGGATAGGGACAAAGCAGCAGACGCTGTACATCGGATTGGATACCGATATAAGGAAGTGGCGGATCTGGCAATATGAAAAACAGGAAATCGGGAGACGCCGGTATGAAATATGATCCGGCACAGGTCAGAATCCATGAAGTATACACGGTGGCAATCAGGGATCTGGGTGTTCATGGGGAAGGGATCGGGAGTGTGGACGGATTCACCGTATTTGTTCTCGGGGCGCTTCCCGGAGAAACGGTCACCGCGGAAATCATTCTGTTGAAAAAATCTTATGCCCTGGGGAAACTGCTTTCCATAGAGCAGGAATCTCCTTTCCGCGTGGTGCCGGAGTGTCCCGTTTATGAAAACTGCGGCGGCTGCCAGCTTTCCCATCTCACCTATGAAGGGCAGCTCGATATGAAATACCGCCGTGTAAAAGATGTGATAGAGCGTATCGCCGGCGAATCGGGGAAATTGGTGAGGCCCGTGCTTCCGGCGGTGCATCCTTTCGCGTACAGAAATAAAATGGCCGTACCGGCAGGTCTCGTAAAGGGGGAAGCGGCGCTCGGCTGCTACCGGCAGGGTAGCCATGACATCATACCGGTTTCCTCCTGTGCTATTCAGAAAGAAGAAAATAACCGCCTGCTTCAATTTGCCCGGCGGTTTATAGAGAAGTACGGGATTTCCGTCTATGATGAAAAGACACGGAAAGGAAGCCTGCGCCATGTAATGGGGCGTGTGGGTGATGACGGAAAAGTGATGGTCGTTCTTGTGACCGCTTCCGAAACCCTTCCGGAAGAAAAACGGTGGATAGAAGGAATACAAAAGGAACTGCCCGAAGTCATTTCCCTTTGGCACAATATCCAGCCCAAGCCGGGAAATACGATACTGGGCGCGAAAATCCGACACCTCTGGGGCAGAGAAACGCTCACTGCCTCTCTTTGCGGACTGCAATTTGAAGTATCCCCGTACTCCTTCTTTCAGGTGCATAAAGAGCAGGCGGAAATTCTCTATGAGAAAGCTTTGGAATACGCTGATCTCAAAGGCGGAGAAACTGTCATAGACGCCTACTGCGGTACAGGTACCATTTCCCTCTGCCTGGCGAAAAAGGCAAAGCGGGTCATCGGCATAGAAATCGTGAAGCCCGCCATAGAAGACGCCAAAAAGAATGCGAAAAAGAACCATATGGAAAATACGGAATTTTACGCAGCCGACGCGGGAAAACTCATGCCGCAGCTTTACCGGCAAGGGCTGGTTCCCGATGTGATCGTCATGGATCCCGTCAGAGCAGGTTGCAGCGAAGAAGTGTTGAAGGCGGCGGCAGGCATGAATCCCAAGCGCATCGTTTACGTTTCCTGCAATCCCGCCACCTTTGCCAGAGATGCGAAGATTTTAAAATCGGAAGGCTACGAAATCAAAGAAGTCCAGCCGGTG from Dialister invisus DSM 15470 includes:
- a CDS encoding universal stress protein; this encodes MLKYKNILVPYDGSAHAKKAMAQAADLAAAGEGTKLYIVSVCNMVSAMSNFDQVSIAEGCLTSKLSEDLEAHCRRDLKEAAAMVPEGVAHETVFEIGSPGPVILSIAEDKGCDLIVMGSRGLGPLKGIFMGSVSSYIVSRGKYPVLIVK
- a CDS encoding DUF2157 domain-containing protein, with amino-acid sequence MTHFKWLKKEIPRWVKEEIITREAGDSLISLYRNEQRHSHGEGLFVLAAVCFLTGLIFICAGVWNGLSQDEQFMMALVPLVLSILIIAAILWQDRPVMDQIPAESVRLEEAENTAELLSGETGGTVSAGSGSEENTAAGNKGKDLSSLLPSVSYRHRVPDVIREAAGVFHGVAVLCAVWMVNESFKLSGDWFVLAAVSCVFLLLMSWAFPTAGLGMVYMASSVLVYRLSPYRGWPEAAAWVFLVLALPLLVRLLGERRHKAVVCYSWFWAVCVLLLIYWTASNLLWQTMFFALAAALTWIAGSMLSSWGAAAEALRLFGGAAVFGVLLEGSWSSVWKGISGNWTLWILFFVILAIDAVLLTRMGIKRDRLAALGGLTPFIMLVAASLAVFETTGVSSAIFVSIFTAFLAMAVIGRGYRSDSNLLKWVGGCLLAAAGAVRVLDAALSFGQRGIFFLVIGAAAVIVCCLTFLPHAVKKIRRKPGRKTVRRDRQPAAPADQSAFLSDLPERKTEEGGERRE
- a CDS encoding SixA phosphatase family protein, which produces MYLILMRHGEAVPQTEDVPNRERRLTKEGKKQVRTTSRMLARFLKDRPLRIFASPFMRTRQTARILSEECFAEGLHLTEELLQGDFRRIENHLMTDGGPLALVGHHPFLQSYLLEAAGAGIQPDLASISVVDYDMAWKQGKLIAYFTPALKKLKKED
- the thiD gene encoding bifunctional hydroxymethylpyrimidine kinase/phosphomethylpyrimidine kinase — encoded protein: MKKLLTVAGSDSSGGAGIQADLKTFAALGAYGMSCICTLTAQNTTGVSMVVNTPVEMVTAQLEAVYSDIPPDGVKTGMLSTPAIVSAVAEFLRGHKGPAIVVDPVMVATTGAVLLEKEAIETYKDILIPEADLITPNIPEAEVLLGLEIKTEKDMENAAERIMEYGCRAVLVKGGHRVHDAVDILFDGKQFYRYEGKRIKTKNTHGTGCTLSAALAVKLAEGKTLTKAAAEAKAYLTGAIEAAKDETIGQGSGPVRHFWLCGIKGR
- the yfbR gene encoding 5'-deoxynucleotidase — translated: MHTFFAYLARMKYIQRWGLMRNSFPENDAEHTLQTVMIAHGLAVIREKIFHEPCDAEHCAMLAVYHDAGEVFTGDMPTPVKYFTEDLHDKYKEIEDKARRRLLETLPDELKDTYRPYILDMENDPLWPLAKAADTLSAYLKCAEEIQAGNSEFEEAFRTTENKLKNLHLKEVDWFLEHFAGSFALTLDEMNRM
- a CDS encoding DUF6630 family protein, which translates into the protein MTEEEYHRIARREKIFYAVLIIAWCFAFAVWFTIGFPKAKWVLIGGGTLIYLYLKSTFTGLPWSRRLVRPDPVPAEAQEEIGTEEEYPLISETERKGYTMLAELCLAEETQKKLASFFETLKDYSGAGEDGEYGSTLFYVMEYMDEEAHIFFLMGLDWKQEVETLEWRIESALTKNFGVSADLPDFRTYGNKSISAPSVFADYDNALRRKGFQLGFIDVECDEYVIFVHRTADRDKAADAVHRIGYRYKEVADLAI
- the rlmD gene encoding 23S rRNA (uracil(1939)-C(5))-methyltransferase RlmD — encoded protein: MKYDPAQVRIHEVYTVAIRDLGVHGEGIGSVDGFTVFVLGALPGETVTAEIILLKKSYALGKLLSIEQESPFRVVPECPVYENCGGCQLSHLTYEGQLDMKYRRVKDVIERIAGESGKLVRPVLPAVHPFAYRNKMAVPAGLVKGEAALGCYRQGSHDIIPVSSCAIQKEENNRLLQFARRFIEKYGISVYDEKTRKGSLRHVMGRVGDDGKVMVVLVTASETLPEEKRWIEGIQKELPEVISLWHNIQPKPGNTILGAKIRHLWGRETLTASLCGLQFEVSPYSFFQVHKEQAEILYEKALEYADLKGGETVIDAYCGTGTISLCLAKKAKRVIGIEIVKPAIEDAKKNAKKNHMENTEFYAADAGKLMPQLYRQGLVPDVIVMDPVRAGCSEEVLKAAAGMNPKRIVYVSCNPATFARDAKILKSEGYEIKEVQPVDMFPQTMHVETVVLMSRVEK